In Enoplosus armatus isolate fEnoArm2 chromosome 12, fEnoArm2.hap1, whole genome shotgun sequence, the DNA window tggcccatgtcccatccgctaacatgcagccagccaccagggggcgagatgttttggcttcacttttggggagctgtcatgttgaCCATCTTTATATACACTCTTTGGTACAACTGCGTGAGTTGGACTTAAAATCATGTGATGTAATGAATCAGTTAAACAAGGTATAAATCACTATCTGCTACATTACCTCCCGAGTAAACAATCCCATGCTGGAGGGGTCCAGTGTACGTGCCGATCTTCAGCCGGCCTGTGGTCTGAGAGAAAACCCAAGACTGAGTCacatacaatatttatatatctttataCAGCAAAAAATCTTTCTAAGATAGAAATTATATTTCAAACAACTGCACTCGTATATAGTAGTAGTATGGGGTTTTTGTCCATACTGTAGTACACACTCACAGTGTCCACCTGCCGCAGCACGGTTCCCTCTCCAAAGAACATGGGCTTACGGGCATCCACCAGGATCAGGTCAAAGTAGGACTGCCAGGGCCGGTGGGGTGTACCCGGctacaataaacacacacacaatttatgATTTCAATGGTTTTTAACTAAATTCTGGTTGTACCATGTCTACTACTGATCTACTGACAATGAgatctgttgtttcttttctcccttgAAAACTGTCCTTATATACAGAGCGCCGCAGTGgccagaaagggagagaaaaaaaaaagaaaaagtattcgTTACACATTAATTTGTGCACACGTGATAAGTGTATATACAGAGAGCCAGCACAACAGACCTGCCGAAAAGCACCCTGCTGGGAGGTATCTGTGTCTGCCGGCTCCAGGAGGGCTTTGAGGCCtaagtacatacagtatctggaGCATCACCACGCTGTTGTACTATCAAACAGTGCTCATTTACTTAAACgtgatgacattttcaatgATACAATAACAGTTCCTTTAGGGGAATCCTATCCAAACAATGCGCAATGTTAATATCTCTGTGAGGGTGTGTGTCAGGTGTCTTTGAGATTGACAGCTTTCACGCATCATGGTGGCCCTCTGCATAGTAAGGCCTGCCTCCATGCAGAAGAATGGCGAATGTGGAATACCTCCTATCTTTGTATCAAGGTGGATTTTCCAGGTGCTGTAGATTTCACAGATGTGTTTTCTTGCTATCAGATgattgtgtttgctgtgatgtTATTGTGCAATACTCATGAGAAGAATGAATCTGTGATCAGCATTGCTTCATTATGACATCTAACCACTGTTTGTTGTTATAATCACTGTTCTGACATTAGTGGGTGAGTGCAAAGTTTCTCCTTTATATGCTTTACTCACAGATGCGTGAACTGACCCGGAAATGAAGCGTTCAGAGCGCAAAATAATAAAACGTTTCTACAGCCCTCCTCCTCTACTCTCCTCTTTCAAAAACAGTAAGCAGTCATGTtaacagaggagcagcagcaggccaggCAGGAGGGACTGTGACAGCCGAAGAGGTTGGTGTGCTCATTGGGGGAAACGCCGCTGGCTGTTTGTTTCGCAAAGCAACcgcaagaaaaacacataacacaacCTCTATGCTGGACTCAAACTGTTAACTTCAGAATTAATGTTTCCCATTACTCAACGCTCAATCAAAACGTGggaccaaatgttttttttttctctctctatggCCACTCCGGGGCTCCGTAACCATATCTGTTCCAGAGAAGCAAGGTGGTTCAATTCAAATCTGTTGAGACTCTTGACAATACAAATGTTATCAAATCATTCTTGTTACCTTTGGGCCGTGAGGAAAGTCAAACAGGTAGGTCATAATTTTCTGTAACAAGACAGGAGAGGTTTTAATATCCTGGCCcagaacaacacagaaaaagGGAAACCATACAGCATCATTAACATCACTTGGCATTATTACTTTATTCAGCAACTTAAAGCGCAAGCATTCATGCAACCTTGAAAATGAATCAGTAAATTATGAGTTTTCCTACATAAATATGAAAGAGCAGGCTCTGGTTTGCTTTAAGCATTCATCAACATGTCTGACTGTGAAGTTTTACCTCacctctgtgtatttgtaatCACTGTTGGTGGCCAGAAATACTTTGGCTACTTCATTCATGCGactgagaaggagaggaagctTCGGCTtggtggaggaaaaacagagcaaacatgaacaagacagaaaaactgAACAGCAAATGAGACTGAGCTAAAATGTGTTgtaatacagtatttgtaaCCCTGACTATAAAGTAAAAGTCCAGGTTGGTATAGAGTTGGTGTATATCTATAAGGAGACCTTATCATGGTGGCTTACTTACATCCTTTACCACATACTTTTCCAGGTTTTCAAccgttttttcttttaaggacccctgtgaaaataaataaaacagtgaactGAGGGCTGGAAACAGGCCTCTGCCTGAAAACAGGTTTAATatggaaaaggaaatgaatcTACCTTGAAATGAACCCAGTCCACGCCGTCTCGGACGTCCTGGAACATGCTCTTGTAGGACATGAAAAGGTCGCCATCTTTGAAGCCAGTCTCACAACTACAGAGACAGTTCAAAAGATAGTTCTTATTGTCAAGACAGAAAGAGCATTTAGAAcatgattattgttattaaacaGGCTCTTATACTCCCAACAGACAGCCAGTGCTGTGTATGTAACGGTGCAGTACCTTGAATATCTGGAGCAGTTACTGAAGAAATCAACCAGGCAAGCAAAGAGGTAGGTTTCTGAGGAAGAAGGAATAAGACTGGAATCACAGACTATAGACCTGAATATCAACATGCATTCAACTGGACAAATCAACACTAAAGAAAAATCATATCCACATCCTTGTCGAAATTCAGTTTAAGATCTATTACTCTTCTTTCATCCTTTTTAAAGCTGGATTGCAGGACTTTTACGTGTAAATGAATGTCCGTTACATTCAAGCCGTTGCCAAAAGCCTTCACAAAATGCTGATTAAGCCCATCACCGCCAGGtaaatctctctgtatttctcagTATACAGcgttttttaaaatattgtgtCTGTGGCGACATTCCCGCGATGGTGCACCAGAACTGATGCGTTTTATGCCACCAGCAGTGATtggtttgccagagctgaatggGGGAGCAACCGCAGCGATGGAGTGGACTATagccatggctacagcagagGCATGTAGAGACAGAGTTGCATCAAGGACGTTCAGAATGCTTGATCATCACCTGATTCACAtagacttcagatagttccaggaCATATTAGTGTAAGAAGCTATCAACCATTAGTTATTTAAGCTGTCTGTCAGTTTGGGAGGACCACCATGCTGTTAagtttgtattgtattgaacCTAGCTAGCCTTGCTTGCTAACCTTAGCACTGATTTGTAGTTACTTGtctttaatattatttcaaCACCTCCTGCACACTCAGTGCTGTGCTCATCTTGTTTTATAGAATGGAGGGGGCCAGCAAGTGTTAACTGTCTgtctttcaattcaattcaattttatttatatagcgccaaatcacaacaaacatcATATCATGGAGAGTCTGTTTAAACCATCAGTTCAAATGGCGCAAGCTTTATGGACATCACCACGGATGGATGCTTAAAGTGAATACGTTCTGGAGTGTTCTGGAGAGAGGCCAACGAACAAATGGACCGACTGATTAAATGGCTCTATTTGACCTACATCCTTTGTGTGGGTGACTGTGTGATACTACGATTTGCATAAGAAACCGCTACAACGTGGCATAAGCTACAGGTAACAATGTCCGCTGGTCTAAACCTATACAGAAATGAGCTTGAAACTGCCTTCTGGTCTATTGGAATTTAAAAGGATATCACAATCTTCTTTTAGTACCCACTCACACAGACATTGCACCAATGGAATGACAGTATAGACATCAGTCACACCAGAACATCAATATAGGTAGCACTACCAATGCAGAAAGATACAAATTATTTTCAGTAATTATTTGCAGCTAAACTTTTTAGTAGCTCCACCTTATCCAGCATGACAATTTgccacttttctgtttttcaaaagattgcaaatgtaattattctctagtcaagagccagcctgcaaccacgaggacagtgaggagatggtcagaggaggcttatgagacacttcagggatgttttgaggtgactgactggcaggcgctctgtgagccgcatggagaggacattgatgggctcacagagtgcatcacggactacatcaacttctgtgtggactccactgtcccagcaaggactgtccattgttattcaaataacaagccatgggtgacaagggacatcaaggccatactgaacaaaaagaagagggccttcagagctggcaacagagacgaggtgagaacgatccagggggaactgaaggtaaagatcagggaggccaaggagaagtacaggaggaagctggagtggaaactccagcagaacaacaccagataggtctggagtggaatgaggaccatcacgggttacaggccgaccaacaacagaggagctgaaggcagtgtggaccgggccaacgaactgaatctgtttttcaacagatttgactttgtgggccctgctcaacccccccatgactcttctgctatctgcctccaaccttcacctattccactcccccctcaccctcctgctcctcacagccccccacccccctgtgagagctttcctcatACCTCGTTCaccagtccccaggctgacggcactcttcaacctgacgacaccacccctcccccaccggtcatctctacagtgtgcttcactgccgaccatgttagaagacagctgatgagactccactccagcaaggctgcaggccctgatggtgtcagccccaaggtgcttaaagcctgtgccccccagctatgtggagtacttcaccaagtcttcaacatgagcctgagtcttcagagggtccccgtgctgtggaagacatcctgcctcgttcctgtgccgaagacgccgcgacccagtggctccaaggactacagacccgtggcactgacctcccacatcatgaagaccctggagagactcgtcctggagcagctccggcccttggtcaagccacacttggacccccttcagttcgcctaccagccccgacttggagtggaggatgccatcatctacctgctcaaccgcgtctacgcccacctggataagccggcgagcgctgtgagagtcatgttctttgacttctccagtgcgttcaacaccatccgtccggctctactgggtgagaagctgacggagatgcaggtggatgcccccctcgtgtcctggattgtcaactacctgactggcagaccacagtatgtgcgcttacaacactgtgtgtcaaacagagtggtcagcaacaccgtggccccgcaggggactgtcctccctcccttcctcttcaccatctacaccacggacttcagctactgcactgagacctgccatcttcagaagggTTCTGACGgctcagcaatagttggatgtatcagtaagggtgatgatgaggagtacagggctgctgtggacaactttgtcgcatggtgcgagcagaaccacctgcagctcaacgtgacaaagacaaaggaactgactgttgatctgaggaggaccaaggcgccgatgacccctgtttccatccaggggagtcagtgtggacattgtagaggattacaagtacctgggagttcacatagacaataaactggactgggtaaagaacactaatgctctctacaagaagggccagagccatctctattttctgaggcggctgaggtccttcaacatctgccggactatgctgaggatgttttatgagtctgtggtggccagtgctatcctctatgctgttgcatgctggggcagcaggctgagggtggcggactccaacagactaaacaaactgatccgcaaggccagtgacgttgtgggggtggagctggactctctgacggtggtgtcagagaggaggatgctgtctaagctgcggggcatcttggacaatatttcacatcctctccatgacgtactggtcggacacaagagcaccttcagtgggagactcattcctcccaaatgtacaacagagcgccacaggaaatcattcctgcctgtggccatcaaactgttcaactcctccctctgagtgtcagactggaaatctgtatctacttcacctgttcatatactacctcactatttattcttaaatgtttaagtgcaatagatatgtagtcatacacttcagtgcaacacatacatacatatacattgttattgtatatattttttttacctcattgttcacttaaatactgtaaatgtgtatatttttattttttattttctatctcttatttttatatttgtacatacttttagttctaaattatgctactttactcttgaatgggagcaccggtactgtacaatttccccccggggatcaataaagtatttctgattctgattctgattatttagACAAAAGAACCAATTTTAaatcactttgggctctggtaACATCGGTAattatcttcttctttttttttccaattgtAATTATATAGACTAAATGATGCACTGATTATCCAAACAAATTATCACAAACCAGATCAAAAATGGCTTGGTATCTGATGGTAAAAATGGCTAATCATGCTCACCTGATTCACCTTAAATGTATGATTATATCATGTTTTAATACTCAGCCTCAGTTTTTAATTCTATGATTAATAAAGTTGTAGACTAGttgtttctatttgttttcttacCAGGCAGGTTGAAGAGTGTGTTGAGGATGTAGAAGCGGTCTGTGTCCCCACGTTGAATAAATTTGTTGGGGTACATCTCTCGGATGTCAGGTCTGCGCAGAGTAAGTACAGATACATACAGGTGGGTAACAAGTGATGAAGAAGGTCAAACCAGCAACCACAATATACACAGAGTAAATgatttgcattgcattgcatttctATGAGCACTCTCTGAAGTGGTCAGAAATGTCCATCTTGCCACCCCTGCTTGCTACATGCGTGTGCTATTATAACATGAGATACTAACAACATGGAGATCTGCTCATGAAGACACTGTCAACAGTGGTTAAAACCTTTTTACGTTTAAATTCAGTCTGTCGATTGCTCTTGattataatgtactgtatgtaaccTAATGTTTTAATGGCTGCTTATAAGCCAGATGCCTGAACACACTCATATGTAAGGTACATAACTATGGTTAGGCAGTGTCCAATTTTAGATACCTTCAGACTTTCCCTATTGTTTATCATTGTATcgtagccatgctagtggcatggctctagggatggcaatgttggtgtgtcagttggtccaccactttggtccagactgacattcatggtgcccagaggatgaatcctattgacATTGGTGTTCCCCCGACAAGTCCACTTTTTTCACttattctgtgaaatatctcaacatctactggacaCACCATTTGCTACAGAAATTCATGGTTCCAATAAGATGAATCCTCATGACTTTGGGgattctctgacttttcttcaggtgccaccatgaggttgacatttgttaacattgtcattgtgaagaTGTTAAGATGATaccattagcatttagctcaaaggaCAGGCTCACAGTGCAAGGGTTAGCAAGGCTGTACACTGGAGGACGGATTTATGTTGACAGCTCAGTGGGAGTAGTGGACCTCACCCCCTCAAGAAGTTgaatccatgcacacacaccaggatGTTCCCATAGGCATCCACTTTGAGCAGGTTGCCGTACAATGTGTCAAACACCAGACCTCTGAgcaaaatgaagacagaaaatcagagacagaaagcaggaaGCATCCATAGGAGTGAGAATTTGTTGCATTCAAATAGATTTCAAAAAGGCAGGGCTTTGTGAACCAGCCTGGTGGGGAAGGAGGGGTCGTAGACAAAGTTGAGCAGCTCTTGAGGATATCCAATGGACACCAGGCGCTCCACTGTCAAGTCGAAGCCCAGCGACTCATACTCAGGAGATTTATACactagacagacagacagggagacggACTCATGTGCACAACACATTAAATCACCCTGATGAAGGCAGCgcaccaaaaaaaacatacgCTATACATCAGGTTCATCTGCACCAGGCATCAAGGTCTTACATATACAACATTTCCCTACCCAAACACATTTGTCCTAAAACAATCTTAATTATTCATAACTTTCTCAAGTCTGTTTGGAAATAAAGTTGTAAAAGCAGATTCTTTGAAGCCAGAGTGGGATGCGTTAAAATAGATTGTGGAGTGGAGACCTTTAAACCGACTTCTCTAAATCATCCGTTAGCTCATAAATGCTCTCATGTATCAAATGTGTCAAAGCTGCCCACAAGCATACAGCCACTGACAACGAGTTCTTTGTTTAAGAGGTAtaaaaaaagttcaatttaCAGATGATGAATACTGGAACATATTAGGGGTGCTACGGTTCTGAAACTGAGACAGAATCTGCGATAGTAATAGTTTATTTATCTCAACTACTACTAATTCTAGAGCACGAATTTTATCCAGAACATTATGGCAGcgcaccagttgttgtctatcagctgGAGCATGCTAGTCAGCTTAGCCCGGTTAGCCAGATTAGACAAGCTCATGTAATGTTGCTGCCTCCAAAAGGCAAACACGAAGGAGAAGACCAGAGCTGGAGTATCCTCTCGTGACATTTATATCCACTGTATGGGTGCATTACTGTTTTCTGGATAGTTACAGAGAAAATAGATTAGGAACGATCAGTGTCGAACTGTGTGCCGACATCGTTCAGCTGAAGTCGGGtttgtctgtggaaacacttcaaacatgacatttacgaTGGCATCACCTGAATTTGTCGATTAGCGGaccaagacaaaacaagactggAAGGAGAGTCCTCCTCCCcagtgtgcatgttagtcagtcCTTTGTTCCTGCCCTGTATAAACCAGCACAATCTGCAGTTGTTCAGGAATTATCAATAGATCAGAGTCTTtgatggagcattactgacgTCTGTTTTGTAACAATATGCCAGTATGTGAGTACACTAACTGGTACAGTAGGAAAGATGGCCAATATGCTACTGTTACAATGCTACATGTTTaaatttttcaaaataaatgactaaaatactattttctaattttttttagttttccctgctgtaccaAATAAAAACGAACATTGGCCGGCAATGAATTTTGTGTACTGTTACACCCCTAGTACATGTTGGTATCAGCTGTTAAAAAACCCCCATATTGCTCTAACCCTCGTTCATGCCacagccccctcctccccccatcaTGGTGTGTGGAATTACTGTCTTGAGTGCCTCCAGGCCAGGAATATCCCTGCTCACAGCTGGACGGCAGCAGCTTGGGTTACAGTAGGTGTGACCTCCCCACAAAGCctgattttatttaatgtctGATAATAgctaaaataaatgacatacaTTGCCACTTTGGAATCTCTTATCACGAAGACTAAAATCAAGAGAATTTCTGCGAAGTTTggtctcattttttaatttatataaaGGAAACGTAATATGTagacatattatatatattcatactatttttacagtgaaaatgtgctgccccattttgttgtatttacattatatttttgtaatgtattttgtatttgtattttttatgtattatttttatgtttattggCTTGAGCTACTTTACTTTGCATATGTGGCATTATGGTCCTTATCTAtaaaattcataaaaaaaagttgtacctcttaaataaaaaaaaaaaaactgaaaagaaaacatttatttggagGCAACATGTAACAATAAATTCTTTAGATTTGCTGGGGCCTGAAAATGTGTAACAGGCTGCATCTGGCCCCCTGGCCGGTAGTTTGAGACCTCTGCTATAAGGAAACCTTAGTGCTTCCTACAGTGCTATAAATATAAATCCTTTGGTGTTGGTAACTTTAAAAATGCTCAATTGGAGAAGCTTGGTCAGAGCGATATATAGACTGGGGGCAAGAGCTGAGAAGCACAGAGAATGCAAAGGAAACTTTCAGGGATGTCCTTCTCACCGAGAAGTTGGTCAGATTGGCCAGCAGTATTTCACTTTCACCATTTTTTGTGGGATTGTGAAACAATTACAAGTTCTAGGAAATGTTGCCAGATTGGATGAATTTGCTGTAATTCACAAAGCCATACATCCCACCTTTCCTTGGATGTATGGACTGTGTCCTATTTCACTCACTACCATTTTTTCATCAGAACCCACTTTACTCACTGAACTGTATCAATGAGAATGAGTGAGAGAGTCCGTGCCAGAACATCTAGAGTCTACATGCAGATGGTGTAGGTTCTAGTCACTACTGTTTGAccttcaggtgtttttttttttttttttttttttttttaaaaggctgacGCCACAAGGCTCAAACTGCACTTACCTGCCAGAGTGTAATCCatatcaaaaccaaaacacttgATCTTCTCCATGGCCAAGCTTCGGTTGACAAACACTCTGGAAGGGGAGAACAATGTATGGTCAATCAATGCATGACAGCAGTTCAAATTAAATGCTGCACTGCTTAGACTTCCTACAAAACACTTCTAGTTCACAGTGAATAGTAGATAAATCAGTCTTGTGTAACATTCTTCTGTAAATTTCCCACTTCTCAAGTTAAAAGAGCCAGAGCTAGAGCTACAGCTGAAGAAACTTAAGAGCAGCACTGACTGAACAACACTTTCTGGAGGTCAGGTTTTGATGCATTGTTGGTTGTGTTTATCCCTGTTCAGAGCTGGTATCAacatgcgtcctgggtgatccgatcacagATGGACAGCTCTActaccaggtgtgaatgcacccaagatgCATTGAGATacgatcgctcagaccacattcagaGGTGGTCTGGGCCACATTCAGAGGTGGTCTGGGCCACATTCTATGCAAATGCAtcctgggccacattgaaggaccgcctactcaactgacATCCTCTGTGTAAGCGGACTTACGCACTCACTCAAATtgcaaaacaagaagaagaagacaccacaacaacaggcaaaaTGGATTCTCGCGGATGGAGTACACGCAAAACAGTACactgcctcaactctctgatTTACAGAGGTCCCTGGTCAACAGATAGCTTTACATGTTgttaaagtaaccgctaactgtagctgctgttagttATCCGTTCAGCTAGTGCTCCGCTGCCCAGACTGTGACCTCAGAGCGGGAGAtggagtgttggtgtttacaccactagcagaggaggaggaggaggtttaataaagctttatttaggCTTTACAGCCAAAAGACTGGTAGCTAAgctgagctaattagctaatggcAGCGACAGTTagcgattactttagcaacaagtaaaactaactgtccatcaggaaactccataaatcacagagagttgaggcagagcagccggaggacaccagagggaaaaccagaaaacattttctccataaaacacGTTTAagaatcagtgaataaagttataaaagtTGTGTTCAGTGAAGCACAGCACACAGAAGcaattattctattatttttccaacctaattcttgGTCTGATAAACAGCAAGTTGATCAAATTCAGgtgaaaaacatatttccaatGTATTAACGTATTGGTCCGGTGGTCACTGGAGACGCATGTGGAGacacatgttaataccaggtctgaacagccTCTTTGAGGGACCTACCATGAGTCACTTCTGTAAAACTTCACAAGCACAACACCAACAGACATGCAGTCCTACTGGTTATTTATACAGTGATCAGTGCATCTGAAATAAAAACCTCTTAGCCCTGCCAAAAGCCTACCGTCTCCCTTCAAATGGTGGGCTTGTGTGATTTCTGGTGACTATATGTTGACATATacaattcaaagtgttttcCCGACAGTCCAAATTGTTAACTTTATTGGACATTTAATCATGGTATCCATTACACGTCTGAACTCGAGATTAGGTTATCATTTGTGCTACACCCAGACAACATTCACTGCTGctatctgtctgtatttttagaCGAGCAGTACAATCCTTCTCATAGTTTACATTGGCATCAAAATGAGATGCGGCACGCAGtataaaatcaacaaaatgatcatttcaaTTGGGAAATacacactcagttgccagtttattaggtacagctagctaaaactaatgcagtctaatacaacagtccttaataaatcctaccttcatcACTATGAATAGATAAGACTACATATGAGAAGCACCTCTCAGTAGAACACCATATAGTTCAACAGCAGCATAAAccacagcctccaaaatgaccatataGTCGAATTAatacctctctaaaacagtttcgacaaaaactgaacactaCAACTTTCATTACAGGACTGTTGAATTAGATTGCATTCATTTTCGCTAGGTGGACATGAAAAACTACAAATGGAGCATAtaatcaaacaacaaacaccaaTAAAAATGATCCGACCACGCATTTGATTACAGGTCGTAGTTCTTGACGGGGTCTTGAAGGGGTGCAACTAAAGACCTAATCTGCAGATTCTTTTCTCGATTGTCTTTTTTTGGTGCAGTCCAAAACAAAGATATTTTATTTGGCATtgtttttgataaatgacttaaacgattgATCAACTATGTAAATGGTTGACAGTTAATTTCACGTTGATTGACTGATCTATAAATCTATTGTTCCAGCTCTATACTTGACAGTATGAGACTTTGCGTCCAGTTCTCAAAACATATAGGTTTCATATCCAGCCCTGACCTTAACTATCCTCTTATACATTTTAAGCCTATCAGATAACCTGCACACATCCTGTAGTAACAAAGAAAGGACTCCACTTATGTAAATTTTCCATTCCCTGTTTTAATCTTCATCAGTTCTACATTTCATAGAGTTACTGTCCAGTAGTGACTCCTATCAACAGTAATACTCTCACTGTGAGAGCAGCTTACAAAAAAAACGCACTTGTACACCAATGTTTCTGAACAGCACCTTCTTGTTTCTCTTACATCACTGACTGCTTATATGCAGAAACACAGATCG includes these proteins:
- the nt5c2a gene encoding 5'-nucleotidase, cytosolic IIa isoform X2 codes for the protein MTTSWSDRLQNYADLPANMDGVAMKKYRREAHHRVFVNRSLAMEKIKCFGFDMDYTLAVYKSPEYESLGFDLTVERLVSIGYPQELLNFVYDPSFPTRGLVFDTLYGNLLKVDAYGNILVCVHGFNFLRGPDIREMYPNKFIQRGDTDRFYILNTLFNLPETYLFACLVDFFSNCSRYSSCETGFKDGDLFMSYKSMFQDVRDGVDWVHFKGSLKEKTVENLEKYVVKDPKLPLLLSRMNEVAKVFLATNSDYKYTEKIMTYLFDFPHGPKPGTPHRPWQSYFDLILVDARKPMFFGEGTVLRQVDTTTGRLKIGTYTGPLQHGIVYSGGSSDIVCDLLSAKGKDIVYIGDHIFGDILKSKKRQGWRTFLVIPELAQELHVWTDKSSIFEELQSLECFLAELYKHLDSSSNERPDISSLQRRIKKVTHDMDMCYGMMGSLFRSGSRQTLFASQVMRYADLYAASFINLLYYPFSYLFRAAHVLMPHESTVEHTHISIMDTESPLATRNRHDVDLKEIECKRHQLTRSISEIQPPHFFPQAPQEITHCHDEDDDEEEEEEEEE
- the nt5c2a gene encoding 5'-nucleotidase, cytosolic IIa isoform X1: MTTSWSDRLQNYADLPANMDGVAMKKYRREAHHSFPRDLAQNHPAMRVFVNRSLAMEKIKCFGFDMDYTLAVYKSPEYESLGFDLTVERLVSIGYPQELLNFVYDPSFPTRGLVFDTLYGNLLKVDAYGNILVCVHGFNFLRGPDIREMYPNKFIQRGDTDRFYILNTLFNLPETYLFACLVDFFSNCSRYSSCETGFKDGDLFMSYKSMFQDVRDGVDWVHFKGSLKEKTVENLEKYVVKDPKLPLLLSRMNEVAKVFLATNSDYKYTEKIMTYLFDFPHGPKPGTPHRPWQSYFDLILVDARKPMFFGEGTVLRQVDTTTGRLKIGTYTGPLQHGIVYSGGSSDIVCDLLSAKGKDIVYIGDHIFGDILKSKKRQGWRTFLVIPELAQELHVWTDKSSIFEELQSLECFLAELYKHLDSSSNERPDISSLQRRIKKVTHDMDMCYGMMGSLFRSGSRQTLFASQVMRYADLYAASFINLLYYPFSYLFRAAHVLMPHESTVEHTHISIMDTESPLATRNRHDVDLKEIECKRHQLTRSISEIQPPHFFPQAPQEITHCHDEDDDEEEEEEEEE